A single genomic interval of Parvularcula marina harbors:
- the rplO gene encoding 50S ribosomal protein L15 has product MKLSDLRDNPGARKTKTRVGRGIGSGKGKTGGRGVKGQKSRSGVAIKGFEGGQMPLHMRLPKRGFNMPNAKNYAEANLSDLQVLSEAGVSDITEETIFEAAETNRTKFDGIRLLGTGELSAKVNVTVTYATKSAREAVEKAGGSVTMTRVEKRKRLRGPEREAAKGKKKK; this is encoded by the coding sequence ATGAAACTGAGTGATCTCCGGGACAACCCGGGTGCCCGCAAAACCAAAACCCGTGTCGGCCGTGGTATCGGCTCCGGCAAAGGCAAAACCGGCGGACGCGGTGTCAAAGGTCAGAAATCCCGTTCGGGTGTCGCGATCAAAGGCTTTGAGGGCGGTCAGATGCCGCTTCACATGCGCCTGCCCAAGCGCGGCTTTAACATGCCGAACGCCAAGAACTACGCAGAAGCCAATCTGAGCGACCTGCAGGTTCTCTCCGAAGCTGGTGTTTCCGACATCACCGAAGAGACGATCTTCGAGGCGGCTGAAACCAACCGGACGAAATTTGACGGTATCCGTCTTCTCGGCACCGGTGAGCTTTCTGCCAAGGTCAATGTCACGGTGACCTATGCAACCAAATCGGCCCGTGAAGCGGTCGAGAAGGCTGGCGGGTCTGTGACCATGACGCGCGTTGAAAAACGCAAACGCCTGCGCGGTCCGGAACGCGAAGCCGCCAAAGGCAAAAAGAAAAAATAA
- the rpmD gene encoding 50S ribosomal protein L30 produces the protein MATKKTLTVKQTGSPIRRPKDQLATLKGLGLGKIGRTRELEDTPAVRGMITKVKHMVEVVGE, from the coding sequence ATGGCGACCAAGAAAACACTTACCGTCAAACAGACCGGCAGCCCGATCCGCCGGCCGAAAGACCAGCTGGCAACGCTCAAAGGCCTCGGCCTGGGCAAGATCGGCCGTACGCGTGAGCTTGAAGATACTCCTGCCGTTCGCGGCATGATCACCAAGGTCAAGCATATGGTCGAGGTTGTCGGCGAATAA
- the rpsE gene encoding 30S ribosomal protein S5, with the protein MSDTQQRDGGRGRGRGRGRDREEERDEFTDRLVAINRVSKTVKGGKNFGFAALVVVGDQKGRVGFGKGKAREVPEAIRKATQEAKRNLIRVPLRDGRTLHHDAHGRHGAGKVVLRTAPPGTGVIAGGPMRAVFEMLGVQDVVAKSIGTSNPYNMVRATVDALKNQSNPRSIANKRGLKVSELISRRAAVQPDAAVVDVA; encoded by the coding sequence ATGTCTGATACCCAACAGAGAGATGGCGGCCGGGGCCGCGGACGGGGCCGGGGACGCGATCGCGAAGAAGAGCGCGATGAGTTCACAGATCGCCTTGTGGCGATCAACCGTGTCTCGAAAACGGTGAAAGGCGGCAAGAATTTCGGTTTTGCTGCACTCGTCGTTGTCGGTGACCAGAAAGGCCGCGTTGGCTTTGGCAAGGGCAAGGCCCGCGAAGTGCCTGAGGCCATTCGCAAGGCAACCCAGGAAGCCAAGCGCAATCTCATCCGTGTGCCGCTTCGTGACGGTCGCACGCTGCACCACGATGCTCACGGGCGTCACGGTGCCGGCAAAGTCGTTCTGCGCACGGCCCCTCCGGGGACCGGCGTCATCGCCGGCGGTCCGATGCGGGCCGTCTTCGAGATGCTCGGTGTTCAGGACGTTGTGGCTAAATCGATCGGCACCTCGAACCCCTACAACATGGTTCGGGCAACGGTTGATGCGCTGAAGAACCAGTCCAACCCGCGGTCGATCGCGAACAAGCGTGGCCTGAAAGTCAGCGAGCTGATTTCCCGCCGTGCCGCCGTGCAGCCCGATGCGGCTGTCGTCGACGTCGCGTAA
- the rplR gene encoding 50S ribosomal protein L18: MAVNPVQKRQRRAGRTRAQLARKSNGKLRLSVFRSSKNIAAQIIDDRAGKTLAAASSIEKDFRDANSSGSNVDAAAKVGALLAERAKKAGVEEVVFDRGGYIFHGRVKALADAAREGGLKF, translated from the coding sequence ATGGCAGTCAATCCTGTACAAAAACGTCAGCGTCGTGCCGGTCGTACCCGTGCCCAGCTTGCGCGCAAATCGAATGGCAAGCTCCGCCTGTCGGTCTTCCGTTCTTCGAAAAACATCGCAGCCCAGATCATTGACGATCGCGCCGGCAAGACCCTTGCCGCTGCCTCGTCGATCGAGAAGGACTTCCGCGATGCGAATTCGTCCGGCTCGAATGTCGATGCCGCCGCAAAAGTCGGCGCGCTTCTGGCCGAGCGGGCCAAGAAAGCCGGTGTCGAGGAAGTCGTCTTCGACCGCGGCGGTTATATTTTTCATGGCCGGGTGAAAGCCCTTGCCGATGCCGCCCGTGAGGGCGGGCTCAAATTCTAA
- the rplF gene encoding 50S ribosomal protein L6, with translation MSRIGKKPVPVPSGVDAKVDGQTVSAKGPKGQMEFVVNELCLVKMGDDGVEVTPINKSKEARSMWGMSRTMVANIFEGVSTGFVRKLELVGVGYRAQMKGQTLVLALGYSHDVEFNPPEGISITVGKPTEIEISGRDKQVVGEVAAKIRSFRPPEPYKGKGVKYEGEYIFRKEGKKK, from the coding sequence ATGTCGCGTATTGGCAAAAAACCAGTTCCTGTCCCCAGTGGCGTCGATGCCAAGGTTGATGGCCAGACGGTTTCCGCAAAAGGCCCGAAAGGTCAGATGGAATTCGTCGTCAACGAGCTTTGCCTCGTCAAGATGGGCGATGACGGCGTCGAAGTGACCCCGATCAACAAATCCAAGGAAGCTCGTTCCATGTGGGGCATGTCCCGCACCATGGTCGCGAACATCTTTGAAGGCGTGTCCACCGGTTTCGTCCGCAAGCTCGAGCTCGTCGGCGTTGGTTACCGTGCACAGATGAAGGGCCAGACTCTGGTTCTCGCGCTCGGTTACTCTCACGATGTCGAGTTCAATCCGCCCGAAGGTATTTCAATCACTGTCGGCAAGCCGACCGAGATCGAGATCAGTGGCCGTGACAAGCAGGTCGTCGGTGAAGTCGCCGCGAAGATCCGCAGCTTCCGTCCGCCAGAGCCCTACAAGGGCAAAGGCGTCAAATATGAAGGCGAGTATATCTTCCGGAAGGAGGGCAAGAAGAAGTAA
- the rpsH gene encoding 30S ribosomal protein S8 — MTINDPVGDMLTRIRNAQMRGMSKTSTPASKLRQRVLDVLQAEGYIRGYTRVEHADNKTDLEIELKYFDGEPVISKIKRVSKPGRRVYSSVKDIEPVQNGLGISILSTPKGVMSDALAREHNVGGEVLCQVY, encoded by the coding sequence ATGACGATCAATGATCCAGTCGGCGATATGCTGACCCGTATCCGGAACGCTCAGATGCGCGGTATGTCGAAAACCTCGACCCCGGCGTCAAAGCTCCGCCAGCGCGTTCTCGATGTTCTGCAGGCTGAAGGCTACATTCGCGGCTATACCCGCGTTGAGCATGCCGACAACAAAACAGACCTCGAAATCGAGCTGAAATATTTCGATGGTGAACCGGTGATCTCCAAGATCAAGCGGGTCTCCAAACCTGGCCGCCGGGTTTACTCGTCGGTGAAAGATATCGAGCCCGTGCAGAACGGTCTTGGCATCTCCATCCTGTCCACGCCCAAAGGCGTCATGTCAGACGCACTGGCTCGCGAACATAATGTTGGCGGCGAAGTGCTCTGCCAGGTCTACTAA
- the rpsN gene encoding 30S ribosomal protein S14, whose protein sequence is MAKKSMVERDLKRRRLAAKFENKRQALKAIMRSEEASPEDKFKAALQLAEIPRNASKTRIRNRCAVTGRPRGFYRKLKMSRIALRELGSQGKVPGLVKSSW, encoded by the coding sequence ATGGCAAAAAAATCCATGGTAGAACGGGACCTCAAGCGTCGCCGGCTCGCCGCTAAGTTTGAAAACAAGCGGCAGGCTCTCAAGGCGATCATGCGCAGTGAAGAGGCATCCCCGGAAGACAAGTTCAAGGCAGCGCTGCAGCTCGCCGAAATTCCGCGTAACGCGTCGAAAACCCGCATCCGGAACCGGTGCGCGGTGACCGGCCGTCCGCGCGGCTTCTACCGTAAACTGAAAATGTCCCGTATCGCGCTGCGTGAGCTTGGCTCGCAAGGCAAGGTGCCGGGTCTCGTGAAGTCAAGCTGGTAA
- the rplE gene encoding 50S ribosomal protein L5, whose amino-acid sequence MSEAATLENYEPRLKTQYKEKIRAAMQEQFNYANPMMVPKLEKVVINMGLGDAVNDRKVVDSALEELTRIAGQRPVVTKAKKSIAGFKVREEMALGVKVTLRKDRMYEFLDRLVTIALPRVRDFRGLNPKSFDGRGNYAMGLKEHIVFPEIDYDKVEGQRGMDIVVCTNASNDDEARALLKEFNFPFRK is encoded by the coding sequence ATGTCTGAGGCCGCCACTCTTGAAAATTACGAACCGCGCCTGAAAACGCAGTACAAGGAGAAAATCCGTGCTGCGATGCAGGAGCAGTTCAACTACGCAAACCCGATGATGGTGCCGAAACTTGAAAAGGTCGTCATCAATATGGGCCTCGGTGACGCCGTCAATGACCGTAAGGTTGTCGATTCGGCGCTCGAAGAGCTGACCCGTATCGCAGGTCAGCGTCCGGTCGTCACGAAAGCCAAGAAGTCGATCGCCGGCTTCAAGGTGCGTGAGGAAATGGCGCTGGGTGTGAAGGTCACACTGCGTAAAGACCGCATGTATGAATTCCTCGATCGTCTCGTGACCATCGCGCTGCCGCGCGTTCGGGACTTCCGGGGGCTGAACCCGAAAAGCTTTGACGGCCGCGGCAACTACGCCATGGGTCTGAAAGAGCACATCGTGTTCCCGGAGATCGATTACGACAAAGTGGAAGGCCAGCGCGGCATGGACATCGTTGTTTGCACCAATGCGAGCAATGATGATGAAGCACGGGCACTTCTGAAAGAGTTCAATTTCCCCTTCCGTAAATAA
- the rplX gene encoding 50S ribosomal protein L24 produces MAARIKKGDKVIVLTGRDKGAEGEVLKVDPKENRVTVQGVNVIKRHTKPSQTSAGGIVTREAPIHVSNVAIADPKDGKPTRVGFEVRDGKKVRVAKRSGEAIDV; encoded by the coding sequence ATGGCAGCCAGAATCAAAAAGGGTGACAAGGTCATCGTCCTGACCGGCCGCGATAAAGGCGCCGAAGGCGAAGTCCTGAAAGTCGACCCGAAAGAAAACCGCGTGACGGTCCAGGGCGTGAACGTGATCAAGCGTCACACCAAGCCGTCGCAAACGTCGGCTGGCGGGATCGTCACCCGCGAAGCGCCGATTCATGTGTCCAATGTCGCGATTGCGGACCCCAAGGATGGCAAGCCGACCCGTGTCGGTTTTGAAGTCCGAGACGGCAAGAAAGTCCGTGTCGCCAAGCGTTCCGGGGAGGCTATCGATGTCTGA
- the rplN gene encoding 50S ribosomal protein L14 produces MIQMQTNLDVADNSGAKRVQCIKVLGGAKRKYAGVGDIIVVSVKEAMPRGRVKKGQVMKAVVVRTAKDIKRRDGSVIRFDNNAAVLINNNKEPIGTRIFGPVTRELRRANHMKIVSLAPEVL; encoded by the coding sequence ATGATCCAGATGCAAACTAACCTGGATGTCGCCGATAATTCCGGCGCAAAGCGGGTCCAGTGCATCAAGGTGCTCGGCGGCGCCAAACGCAAATATGCGGGCGTCGGTGACATCATTGTGGTGTCTGTGAAAGAGGCCATGCCGCGCGGCCGGGTGAAAAAAGGCCAGGTGATGAAAGCCGTGGTGGTTCGTACCGCCAAGGACATCAAGCGCCGTGACGGCTCAGTCATCCGCTTTGACAACAATGCCGCTGTGCTCATCAACAATAACAAAGAGCCGATTGGCACTCGTATCTTCGGCCCGGTGACGCGCGAACTTCGCCGCGCCAACCACATGAAGATCGTGTCGCTCGCACCGGAGGTGCTCTGA
- the rpsQ gene encoding 30S ribosomal protein S17, giving the protein MPKRVLQGPVVSDKGDKTVVVRIDRAFKHPLLAKVVRRSKRYHAHDENNQYKVGDMVQIRECPPKSKLKRWEVVTAEELAAAAADRQQAEADKADANE; this is encoded by the coding sequence ATGCCCAAACGCGTATTGCAGGGACCGGTTGTCTCGGACAAAGGCGACAAGACTGTCGTTGTGCGAATTGACCGTGCCTTCAAACACCCGCTTCTCGCCAAGGTCGTGCGGCGCTCCAAGCGCTATCACGCTCATGATGAGAACAATCAGTACAAGGTTGGCGACATGGTTCAGATCCGTGAATGCCCGCCGAAATCGAAACTCAAAAGATGGGAAGTTGTCACGGCGGAAGAACTCGCCGCAGCGGCAGCTGATCGTCAGCAGGCTGAAGCCGACAAGGCAGACGCAAACGAGTAA
- the rpmC gene encoding 50S ribosomal protein L29 yields the protein MKPVEVRDLSDDELSSKLLELKREQFNLRFQRVSGQLEKTARVKEVRRDIARIKTVQAERHTAADAAKSEG from the coding sequence ATGAAACCTGTAGAAGTTCGCGATCTTTCCGACGACGAGCTGTCGTCCAAACTGCTCGAGCTTAAACGCGAGCAGTTCAATCTTCGCTTTCAGCGCGTCTCGGGCCAGCTCGAGAAAACCGCGCGTGTGAAAGAAGTACGCCGCGATATTGCCCGGATCAAAACGGTCCAGGCCGAACGTCACACTGCCGCTGACGCGGCTAAATCGGAGGGCTAA
- the rplP gene encoding 50S ribosomal protein L16 — protein sequence MLQPKRTKFRKQHKGRIKGTAKGGTDLNFGSFGLKAVEPERVTARQIEATRRAITRHMKRAGRVWIRIFPDVPVTAKPTEVRMGKGKGSVDRWVAKVKPGRIMFEIDGVPEQTAREALLLGAAKLPIKTRIVKRIGE from the coding sequence ATGCTTCAGCCGAAACGCACAAAATTCCGTAAGCAGCATAAAGGCCGTATCAAAGGTACAGCCAAAGGCGGCACGGATCTCAACTTCGGGTCCTTCGGTCTCAAAGCCGTTGAGCCCGAGCGTGTCACCGCGCGCCAGATCGAAGCCACTCGTAGGGCGATCACTCGCCACATGAAACGGGCCGGCCGCGTCTGGATCCGCATCTTCCCGGATGTGCCTGTCACGGCAAAACCGACGGAAGTCCGGATGGGTAAAGGTAAAGGCTCTGTCGACCGCTGGGTCGCCAAGGTCAAACCTGGCCGCATCATGTTCGAAATTGACGGTGTGCCCGAGCAGACCGCTCGCGAAGCTCTCCTGCTTGGCGCTGCGAAACTGCCGATCAAGACGCGCATCGTGAAACGGATCGGGGAATGA
- the rpsC gene encoding 30S ribosomal protein S3, whose protein sequence is MGQKVSPIGLRLGINRTWDSRWYADKKSYGDLLHEDLKIRNYLLDRLKNAGVSRIVIERPHKKCRVTIYTARPGVVIGKKGSDIEKLRQKLQEMSSSETVLNIVEIRKPEVDATLVAENIAQQLERRASFRRAMKRAMQTAMRMGALGIRVNCAGRLGGAEIARTEWYREGRVPLHTLRADIDYGVATARTTYGAIGIKVWIFKGEIMDHDPMASEKRLVDSQTGGPSPERRGDRRPRRENA, encoded by the coding sequence ATGGGTCAGAAAGTCTCTCCGATCGGCCTCCGGCTCGGCATCAACCGGACCTGGGACAGCCGTTGGTATGCGGACAAGAAATCCTATGGGGATCTTCTCCATGAGGATCTCAAGATCCGTAACTATCTGCTCGATCGTCTGAAAAATGCCGGCGTCAGCCGGATCGTCATCGAACGTCCGCACAAAAAGTGCCGGGTTACGATCTACACGGCCCGTCCGGGTGTGGTGATCGGCAAGAAGGGCTCTGACATCGAGAAGCTTCGCCAGAAGCTGCAGGAAATGTCGTCTTCGGAAACGGTCCTCAACATTGTTGAGATCCGTAAGCCGGAAGTCGATGCGACCCTCGTTGCAGAGAACATCGCCCAACAGCTCGAGCGTCGGGCTTCGTTCCGCCGCGCGATGAAGCGGGCCATGCAGACCGCCATGCGCATGGGTGCGCTTGGTATCCGCGTGAACTGTGCCGGCCGTCTCGGCGGGGCGGAAATCGCCCGGACCGAATGGTACCGTGAGGGCCGGGTGCCGCTGCACACGCTCCGTGCGGATATCGATTACGGCGTCGCAACCGCCCGTACCACTTATGGCGCGATCGGCATCAAGGTCTGGATCTTCAAAGGCGAGATCATGGATCACGATCCGATGGCATCGGAAAAACGTCTCGTGGACAGCCAGACCGGTGGGCCGAGCCCGGAACGCCGTGGCGATCGCCGTCCGCGCCGCGAAAACGCCTGA
- the rplV gene encoding 50S ribosomal protein L22, which translates to MGQIKNPRRVGEDQAMAKGRMIKTSPQKLNLVAEMIRGKKVERALNELEFSRKRVAHEVKRVLESAIANAENNHDLDIDSLIVDRAFVGKNLVMKRWKARARGRVGRIKKPFSEITIVVREVEEVA; encoded by the coding sequence ATGGGACAGATTAAAAATCCCCGCCGCGTTGGTGAAGATCAGGCGATGGCCAAAGGCCGGATGATCAAGACCAGCCCGCAAAAGCTCAACCTTGTTGCGGAGATGATCCGCGGCAAGAAGGTCGAGCGCGCCCTGAACGAGCTTGAATTCTCGCGCAAACGTGTTGCGCATGAAGTCAAACGCGTGCTTGAGAGCGCGATCGCGAATGCTGAGAACAATCATGATCTCGATATCGACAGCCTCATTGTGGACAGGGCGTTTGTCGGGAAGAACCTTGTGATGAAGCGCTGGAAAGCCCGCGCTCGTGGCCGGGTCGGTCGGATCAAAAAGCCGTTCTCGGAAATCACAATCGTTGTCCGCGAAGTTGAGGAGGTGGCCTGA
- the rpsS gene encoding 30S ribosomal protein S19: MPRAVWKGPFVDRYLLKKAAEAGDGGHKGGIKTWSRRSTILPQFVGLTFNVYNGQKFIPVHVTEDMVGHKLGEFSPSRTYYGHGADKKAKRK, from the coding sequence ATGCCAAGAGCTGTTTGGAAAGGCCCGTTTGTCGACCGTTACCTTCTCAAGAAGGCTGCGGAAGCTGGCGATGGCGGTCACAAGGGCGGGATCAAGACCTGGTCACGCCGGTCGACCATCCTGCCGCAATTCGTCGGGCTTACGTTCAACGTTTACAACGGCCAGAAGTTTATTCCGGTCCACGTCACTGAAGACATGGTCGGCCATAAGCTGGGCGAATTCTCTCCGAGCCGGACCTATTACGGTCACGGTGCGGACAAGAAGGCGAAGCGGAAGTAG
- the rplB gene encoding 50S ribosomal protein L2: MALKTYNPTSPGRRTLVTVDRGELHKGKPEKSLTQGLTKKGGRNNTGRITARRIGGGAKRLYRIVDFKRNRYDAIAEVKRIEYDPNRTAFIALIEYGDGVKAYILAPQRLGVGDKVVSGERVDVKPGNAMPLKNVPPGTIVHNVEMKPGKGGQIARSAGAYVQVVGRDGDYVQLRLKSGEVRKVHGNCLGTIGAVSNPDHANINLGTAGRKRHLGKRPAVRGVAMNPIDHPHGGGEGRTSGGRHPVTPWGQPTKGKRTRKNKKTDHLIIRSRHARKKGR, translated from the coding sequence ATGGCACTGAAGACATACAATCCCACTTCTCCTGGCCGGCGTACGCTGGTCACGGTGGATCGCGGCGAGCTCCACAAGGGCAAGCCAGAGAAGAGCCTGACTCAAGGCCTTACCAAGAAAGGTGGCCGGAACAATACTGGCCGCATTACCGCTCGCCGGATCGGTGGGGGCGCCAAGCGTCTTTACCGGATCGTCGATTTCAAGCGGAACCGCTATGACGCCATCGCTGAAGTCAAGCGCATCGAATACGATCCTAACCGGACCGCGTTCATTGCCCTGATCGAATATGGCGACGGCGTGAAGGCCTACATTCTGGCACCGCAGCGCCTCGGCGTTGGCGACAAGGTTGTCTCGGGCGAGCGCGTTGACGTGAAACCGGGCAATGCCATGCCGCTGAAAAACGTGCCGCCGGGCACCATCGTCCACAATGTGGAGATGAAGCCGGGCAAGGGCGGGCAGATCGCACGCTCCGCCGGGGCTTATGTCCAGGTGGTTGGCCGTGACGGTGACTATGTCCAGCTTCGGCTGAAGTCGGGTGAAGTCCGCAAGGTCCACGGCAATTGCCTTGGCACCATCGGCGCGGTCTCGAACCCCGATCACGCAAACATCAATCTCGGTACGGCCGGCCGCAAGCGCCACCTGGGCAAACGCCCGGCAGTGCGCGGTGTCGCCATGAACCCGATCGATCACCCGCATGGTGGTGGTGAGGGCCGGACGAGCGGTGGTCGCCATCCGGTGACCCCGTGGGGCCAACCGACCAAAGGTAAACGGACGCGCAAGAACAAGAAGACGGATCATCTGATCATCCGTTCGCGTCATGCACGGAAGAAAGGGCGCTAA
- a CDS encoding 50S ribosomal protein L23: MSSAKEQHYDAIVSPVITEKSTIAAEHNQIVFKVANDATKPQIKEAVEALFNVKVRAVNTLVTKGKNKRFRGRPYKRSDVKKAIVTLEDGHSIDVTTGL, from the coding sequence ATGAGCTCCGCGAAAGAACAGCATTACGACGCAATCGTCTCGCCGGTGATCACCGAGAAATCGACCATCGCTGCCGAGCATAACCAGATCGTCTTCAAGGTCGCTAATGACGCGACCAAGCCGCAGATCAAAGAAGCGGTTGAGGCGCTCTTCAACGTGAAAGTGCGGGCGGTGAATACGCTCGTCACCAAAGGCAAGAACAAACGGTTCCGCGGGCGCCCCTATAAGCGTTCGGACGTCAAAAAAGCGATCGTGACCCTTGAAGACGGGCATTCGATCGACGTGACGACAGGGCTGTAA
- the rplD gene encoding 50S ribosomal protein L4 → MQVDVMTLDAAKSGDVDLRDDIFGLEPRRDILHRYVVWQMNNRQAGTHKAKERGEVSGTTKKFVRQKGSGGARHGNRKAPQFVGGGKAHGPRVRSHATNLPKKVRRLALKHALSAKLSASELIVIDEASVSEAKTKVLAEKFGKLGAKSALIIDAKVDEGFAKAARNLGGIDVLPVIGANVYDILNHDKLILTRAAVDGLYARLDGTHTNEEVAS, encoded by the coding sequence ATGCAAGTCGACGTCATGACACTTGATGCGGCGAAATCCGGCGATGTCGATCTTCGTGATGACATTTTCGGTCTCGAGCCGCGGCGTGACATCCTCCACCGCTATGTCGTGTGGCAGATGAACAACCGCCAGGCAGGCACGCATAAAGCCAAAGAACGCGGTGAAGTTTCTGGCACGACGAAGAAATTTGTCCGTCAGAAAGGCTCCGGCGGTGCCCGTCACGGCAACCGCAAAGCCCCGCAATTCGTTGGCGGCGGCAAGGCCCACGGCCCCCGCGTCCGCAGCCACGCAACGAACCTGCCCAAAAAGGTTCGTCGTCTGGCTCTTAAGCACGCGCTGTCGGCAAAACTGTCCGCAAGCGAACTGATCGTCATCGACGAGGCGAGCGTTTCTGAAGCCAAGACGAAGGTCCTGGCCGAAAAGTTCGGCAAGCTCGGTGCGAAAAGCGCGCTGATCATCGACGCCAAGGTCGATGAGGGTTTTGCGAAAGCAGCCCGCAACCTTGGCGGCATCGATGTCCTGCCGGTCATCGGGGCGAATGTTTATGACATTCTCAACCACGACAAGCTGATCCTGACCCGCGCTGCGGTTGATGGTCTTTATGCACGGCTCGACGGCACGCACACGAATGAAGAGGTGGCGTCATGA